The DNA sequence CTTGGTTCTGTCACTCGAATTGCTACTCAGAGTAATATTGCTAGAATATGTCTGATTTGTAAAATCTGCTGTATCACAAGAATCGCTAGAATATACCGAAATATTTGAACCAAAACTTGTTCCTAAAGCAGGCAATGTTCCTTTAGTTGCAGTTATTACCAACTTCTGACCTGCGTTTAAACTAGCTTTGATATTGGCTTTATAATCAGTAGTTTGAGTTTGATACAACACGGACTGCAAGGTCTGGGAAGTAGTAGAAGCTGTGTTCAGCTTGGTGCAACCCGGATGAGATGCAAGGGCAGCTGTTTTAGATGCTTCTGTGGATGCTGCCTGTTGCTGCTGCATACTCAAAAGTAGTAATAATGTAGTTGTATTATCATCCTCTTTCTTCTTCGGGCAGGCCGTGAGGCTGAGTAGTAGCACTGACAGGACTGTTAATTTTAATAAATGTTTCATTTACATTTCTCCAATAATTTTTTTCCTATAGCCTTTCTCTGGCTACAGGTCATTATCACCTTTTTTTTCTTTTTTTCGATGCGAGTCAAAACAAAATATGAAACTATAGATGGATTGCAGGAAAAAATATAATCCGGAATAAAAGCATAATTCGTAAATAGGGAGGGTACAGGCTCAGACTGAGACCCGGTTGTAAATATATATGTTTTCATTTTCAGCTTTCCACTTTATAGTTTTTCTCATTTTTACATCCTAAACCATTTTTCTGAAATTGTCAAATACAAATTGACAGATTTCTCAGATAATTTGGATTTTTATTTCTTAACCGGATGCTGAAACATCCGGCTACGGAAAAAAGAGACAACTTCTTTAATCAGTTCCTGAGAAAAAACCTTTACAGCTACAGAGCCTTTTCCAGTCTAAAGACTGTCATGCTACAGGACAAAAAACCCAGATACTTAAACCCATACACTGATTTTGGTTTTAAGAGGCTCTTCGGAACCGAAGCCAATAAGGATCTACTCATTGATTTTTTGAATCAAATCCTTCCGGAAAAACACCGGATTCAGGAACTCAGTTTTCGAAATCCTGAAAATCTCCCTCCTATGCCTTTCCTACGAAAAGCCATTTTTGATATCCAATGCACAGGAGCCAATGGAGAAGACTTCATCGTTGAAATGCAAAAAGAAAAATTGGAATTTTTTAAAGACAGGTCTCTATTTGCCGTTACATTTCCCATTCAGGAACAGGCAGAAAAAGGAGATTGGAACTTTAAACTCAAGCCCGTTTATCTCATTGCCATTCTCGATTTTAAGTATGACGAGAAAGAAGAAAAGAAGAAGTTCGAACGTTATGTTCAACTCAAAGACCAGGATGGGGAAGTCTTTTATGATAAGCTTCATTTTAAGTTTTTACAGATGCCCCTCTTTACCAAGAAAGAAAATGAATTAGAAAGCCGCTTTGATAAATGGTGTTATTTCTTAAAAAACCTGGAAAATTTTGACCACATTCCGGCTATATTAAACGAACCCCTTTTTAAAAAAGCCTTTCTTACCTCCGAACTCAGTGCTATGAATAGCTTTGAGTTTGATACATACCACGAAAGTCTCATGGCCTACTGGGAATCAAAAGGTATGCTCGATACAGCAAGGGATGAAGGTAAGTTGGAAGGTAAGTTGGAAGGTAAGTTGGAAGGTAAGTTGGAAGGTAAGTTGGAAGGTAAGTTGGAAGAGAAATTAAATGTTGCAAAGAATGCTATCAAGATGGGGCTTTCGGATGAACAAATCCATACTCTTACCGGCATGAGTTTTGAGGATATTCAGAATATACGAGAGAAAGAATTTTAGAATATTCAAACAGTGGAGTTTTCCACTGCTTCTCTCTTTTTTATTGAATCTGGTAGGTGATTACTCCACCGGCTGTTACGACATCGGTAACGGTTATCTCAAAATTATAGCTGGCAGCTTTCGTGGCTGTTATCTCTATCTTGGTACGATCGGTTGAGTTATTGGAAATGCTAACATTTTGACTATAACTAGAATACAATACTCTTGTAAAATCTGCAGTTGTGCAAGAATCTAGATTATAAGCGGCTATTGAGTAACCACTTGAAGAACTCATCAAAGGCAAATTACCTTTTGTAGCTGTGATTACCAACTTCTGACCTGCGTTTAAACTAACCTGGATATTGGCTTGATAAGCAGAACTGCTATCCTGTGCATATTGCAAGGTCTGGGAAGTGGTAGAAGCTGTGTTCAGCTTGGTACAACCAGGATGTTGAGCGAGGGCTGCTGTTTTAGATGCTTCTGTGGATGCTGCCTGT is a window from the Leptospiraceae bacterium genome containing:
- a CDS encoding Rpn family recombination-promoting nuclease/putative transposase is translated as MLQDKKPRYLNPYTDFGFKRLFGTEANKDLLIDFLNQILPEKHRIQELSFRNPENLPPMPFLRKAIFDIQCTGANGEDFIVEMQKEKLEFFKDRSLFAVTFPIQEQAEKGDWNFKLKPVYLIAILDFKYDEKEEKKKFERYVQLKDQDGEVFYDKLHFKFLQMPLFTKKENELESRFDKWCYFLKNLENFDHIPAILNEPLFKKAFLTSELSAMNSFEFDTYHESLMAYWESKGMLDTARDEGKLEGKLEGKLEGKLEGKLEGKLEEKLNVAKNAIKMGLSDEQIHTLTGMSFEDIQNIREKEF